In the Flavisolibacter tropicus genome, one interval contains:
- a CDS encoding dihydrofolate reductase family protein: protein MRKIILDLAVTLDGFIEGPNGEVDWCIMDDDMDFEGFLSSIDTIFYGRVSYDAWGNYQPDVNASETETSIWSSVHSKKKYVFSSNPTQDNNATYITSDLAEKVAQIKHQDGKDIWLYGGAKLITTFIHHGLIDIYRISVHPTVLGGGKPLFEGLKERMNLELVEVNRFKSGVVQLIYRHLK, encoded by the coding sequence ATGAGAAAGATCATTTTAGATTTAGCCGTAACACTTGATGGATTTATTGAAGGCCCCAATGGAGAAGTGGATTGGTGTATTATGGACGACGATATGGACTTTGAAGGTTTCCTTTCCAGTATCGACACCATCTTTTACGGTAGGGTAAGCTATGATGCGTGGGGAAATTATCAGCCAGATGTAAACGCTAGCGAAACAGAAACGTCTATTTGGTCTAGCGTTCATTCCAAAAAGAAATATGTGTTTTCCAGCAACCCAACGCAAGACAATAACGCTACGTATATAACTTCTGACTTAGCCGAAAAAGTAGCGCAGATCAAACATCAAGATGGCAAGGATATATGGCTGTATGGTGGAGCAAAATTGATCACCACATTCATCCATCATGGTTTGATTGATATTTACAGGATCTCAGTCCATCCTACTGTACTTGGAGGTGGCAAGCCCTTATTTGAAGGTTTGAAAGAAAGAATGAATCTTGAGTTAGTTGAAGTGAACAGATTTAAATCAGGTGTGGTGCAACTTATTTATAGACACCTAAAATGA
- a CDS encoding alpha-amylase family glycosyl hydrolase, giving the protein MKRIFNFLLLQFLVLSYSLCQTTTDDKTGVANEHPAWIMQGNIYEVNVRQYTQEGTLNAFAKHLDRLKEMGVQTVWFMPINPISKVDRKGSLGSYYAVSDYTALNPEFGTIADFKQLVKTIHNKGMKVIIDWVPNHTGADHRWLTEQPDFFVKDSTGKAAMAVDWADTRQLNYKNPVMQDSMIAAMKYWVSNTDIDGFRCDVAWNVPATFWSKCIPQLKRMKSIFMLAEGDSAYLPESGFDAVYAWHMFKMMEKVAKGERPAVGLDSIVHESDSMYPANTIQMYFTSNHDENSWNHADFGTFPGPVHAPFAVFTQTTANSVPLIYGGQEEPVLRALKFFDKDPMHFGKLQRAPFYKTLLDLRKRNAALSADASFRKLSVGDDKAVYAFIREKGGKKVLVILNFSNRPQPITIKEKVLLGNAYNVFKGTKESISNKAWNISPWGYAVYEYKSD; this is encoded by the coding sequence ATGAAAAGAATATTCAATTTTCTCCTGCTACAATTCCTTGTACTTTCTTATAGTTTATGTCAAACAACTACTGATGATAAAACTGGAGTTGCCAATGAACATCCAGCCTGGATCATGCAGGGGAATATATACGAGGTCAATGTGCGACAGTATACTCAAGAAGGAACGTTAAATGCTTTTGCAAAACATCTTGACCGTTTGAAAGAGATGGGCGTACAAACAGTTTGGTTTATGCCCATTAACCCCATCAGTAAGGTAGATAGAAAAGGTTCATTAGGGAGTTATTATGCTGTTTCAGATTATACAGCCCTCAATCCTGAATTTGGTACCATAGCCGACTTTAAGCAACTGGTAAAAACCATACACAACAAGGGAATGAAGGTTATCATTGATTGGGTGCCGAATCATACAGGGGCAGACCATAGATGGCTTACCGAGCAACCCGACTTCTTTGTAAAAGACAGCACCGGCAAAGCGGCCATGGCGGTTGACTGGGCCGACACCCGGCAATTGAATTATAAAAACCCCGTTATGCAGGACAGTATGATAGCTGCTATGAAATACTGGGTTTCCAATACAGACATCGATGGATTCAGGTGCGATGTAGCCTGGAACGTTCCTGCTACTTTTTGGAGCAAATGCATTCCACAATTAAAGCGCATGAAAAGCATTTTCATGCTGGCTGAAGGTGACAGTGCCTACCTGCCAGAAAGTGGCTTTGATGCTGTTTATGCATGGCATATGTTTAAAATGATGGAGAAGGTAGCCAAAGGCGAAAGACCTGCCGTTGGTCTGGATAGCATTGTGCATGAAAGCGACAGTATGTATCCTGCCAATACCATTCAGATGTACTTTACCAGCAACCATGATGAAAATAGCTGGAACCATGCCGACTTCGGTACTTTTCCCGGGCCTGTACATGCGCCCTTTGCCGTATTTACACAAACAACGGCCAATAGCGTTCCCCTGATCTATGGTGGCCAGGAAGAACCAGTGCTACGGGCTTTAAAATTCTTTGATAAAGACCCGATGCATTTTGGCAAACTTCAAAGAGCTCCATTTTATAAAACCCTGCTTGATCTTCGTAAAAGAAACGCGGCGCTTTCGGCTGATGCCTCATTTAGAAAACTGAGCGTGGGTGATGATAAAGCAGTTTATGCATTCATTAGAGAGAAAGGAGGAAAAAAGGTATTGGTTATTCTTAATTTTTCTAATCGTCCACAACCAATAACTATCAAAGAGAAAGTTTTATTGGGCAACGCCTACAATGTTTTTAAGGGCACAAAAGAGTCTATAAGTAATAAAGCCTGGAATATATCACCATGGGGTTATGCAGTGTATGAATACAAATCTGATTAA